Proteins from one Parvibaculum lavamentivorans DS-1 genomic window:
- a CDS encoding efflux RND transporter permease subunit, which yields MWISDISIRRPVFAVMIIAALVVLGWISLGRVGVDLFPKVEFPVVAVTTVLEGASPEAIESDVTDAIEEQVNTISGIETLSSTSAEGLSQVVIQYDLNENVDVKAQDVRDKVSLARPNIPQDAEQSIVQKVDPDAQAIMSIMIAGDLPIRDLTQFADKVVKERLQRISGVGSIELVGGRDREVRIWLDAVKMRAYGVAAEDVTSALRREHAEIPGGRLETPGGMSEFSVKTKGEVTSVADFRNILVAFRQDGAPTTIGDIARVEDGMEDERSYAELNGKRGVSLDLRKQSGRNTVEVARAVREELKEIEKLAPAGIEMKTARDTAVFIEGSADDVFFDIQLGIVLVVLVTLAFLLSMRATLIVAVAMPTSLVATFFAFYVADFTINMMTLMALSLAVGLLVDDAIVVLESIYRKLEEGLPPMQAASEGTKEVGLAVLAATFSICAVFVPIAFMDGVVGRFFFQYGLAITFSVLVSLLVSLTLTPMLSSRMLKHGETDPANYNRVARFFDDGYNRLDRFYGRVLEWALGARWMVMVGAALTIVFAVVVARSLPMAFDSRADRAEFLATVELPFGAGLEETRAVSSRVAHAISGVRHVHTVFFTIASDPQKSVNKAFFYVGLTAKAERDESFIPIMDAARVAMLKAAPEAKHISLSDVPWISGGGFSDYAMQYVVQGPDLAVLEAKANEVVARMRTSPLFADAKTSYDSGKPEVQVHVDRRRAADLGVPVRSLAETMRAMVGGVKAGTFEEFGQRYDVRVRLEDGQRDDISKLTMIQVRSANGNLIDIANVARFDVAAGPAQIERQNRARRIAIVANNPEGAALGPASEEIETYLEDLKLPPGYSWSAEGRSKRMKETGAAIGFAFLLALIALYMILASQFNSFAQPAIIMLSAPLSFAGAFVALKISGQEMTMFSQIALLALMGLVMKNGILLVDYTNHLREAGAGPREAALKAGPVRLRPVLMTQIATVFGLIPVAMSNSQGAEFRNAMGILVIGGLISSTVLTLVVVPVAYTLMEDARGKVAGIGGSFRRLERRFGIGKAPGAPAE from the coding sequence ATGTGGATTTCCGACATCTCGATCCGCCGCCCGGTTTTCGCGGTGATGATCATCGCGGCGCTGGTCGTGCTCGGCTGGATATCGCTCGGGCGCGTGGGCGTCGATCTCTTTCCCAAGGTGGAGTTTCCGGTTGTCGCGGTGACGACGGTGCTGGAAGGCGCCTCGCCCGAGGCGATCGAAAGCGACGTGACGGACGCGATCGAGGAGCAGGTCAACACGATCTCGGGCATCGAGACGCTTTCCTCGACGAGCGCGGAGGGGCTCTCCCAGGTCGTCATCCAGTACGACCTCAACGAGAATGTCGACGTGAAGGCGCAGGATGTGCGCGACAAGGTTTCGCTGGCGCGGCCGAACATTCCGCAGGATGCCGAACAATCCATCGTGCAGAAGGTGGACCCGGACGCACAGGCCATCATGTCGATCATGATTGCCGGCGACCTGCCGATCCGCGATCTCACGCAATTCGCCGACAAGGTGGTGAAGGAGCGGCTGCAGCGCATATCGGGCGTCGGCTCCATCGAGCTTGTCGGCGGACGCGACCGCGAGGTGCGCATCTGGCTCGACGCGGTGAAGATGCGCGCCTATGGCGTGGCGGCGGAAGACGTGACCTCGGCGCTGCGCCGCGAACATGCGGAAATTCCGGGCGGACGGCTGGAGACGCCGGGCGGCATGTCGGAATTTTCGGTGAAGACCAAGGGCGAGGTCACGAGCGTTGCCGATTTCCGCAATATTCTCGTCGCCTTCCGGCAGGACGGCGCACCGACGACCATCGGCGACATCGCACGGGTGGAAGACGGGATGGAGGACGAACGCTCCTATGCGGAACTCAACGGCAAGCGCGGCGTGTCGCTCGACCTGCGCAAGCAATCCGGCCGCAACACGGTGGAAGTGGCGCGCGCGGTGCGCGAGGAGCTGAAGGAAATCGAGAAGCTGGCGCCTGCCGGCATCGAGATGAAGACGGCGCGAGACACGGCGGTCTTCATCGAGGGATCGGCGGATGACGTGTTCTTCGACATCCAGCTCGGTATTGTGCTGGTGGTGCTTGTCACCCTCGCCTTCCTGCTTTCGATGCGCGCGACGCTGATCGTCGCCGTCGCCATGCCGACATCGCTCGTCGCGACGTTCTTTGCTTTCTATGTGGCGGATTTCACCATCAACATGATGACGCTGATGGCGCTGTCGCTTGCCGTCGGACTGCTGGTGGACGATGCCATCGTGGTGCTGGAAAGCATCTACCGGAAGCTCGAGGAAGGATTGCCGCCGATGCAGGCGGCATCGGAAGGCACCAAGGAAGTGGGGCTTGCGGTGCTGGCCGCCACCTTCTCGATCTGCGCGGTGTTTGTGCCTATCGCGTTCATGGACGGCGTTGTCGGACGGTTCTTCTTTCAATACGGGCTTGCAATCACCTTTTCGGTGCTGGTGTCGCTTCTCGTGTCGCTGACGCTGACGCCGATGCTGTCGTCGCGGATGCTGAAGCATGGCGAGACGGACCCGGCGAACTACAACCGCGTGGCGCGCTTTTTCGACGATGGCTATAACCGGCTCGATCGCTTTTACGGGCGGGTGCTGGAATGGGCGCTTGGCGCGCGGTGGATGGTGATGGTCGGCGCGGCGCTCACCATCGTTTTCGCAGTGGTGGTGGCGCGGTCGCTGCCGATGGCTTTCGACTCGCGAGCGGACCGGGCGGAATTTCTCGCGACCGTCGAACTGCCGTTCGGCGCGGGGCTGGAAGAGACGCGGGCCGTATCCTCGCGCGTCGCTCATGCGATTTCCGGCGTGCGGCATGTGCATACGGTGTTCTTCACCATCGCTTCCGACCCGCAGAAGAGCGTCAACAAGGCGTTCTTCTATGTCGGACTGACGGCGAAGGCGGAACGCGACGAGAGCTTCATTCCGATCATGGACGCGGCGCGCGTGGCGATGCTCAAGGCGGCGCCGGAGGCAAAGCATATTTCGCTTTCCGACGTGCCGTGGATTTCCGGCGGCGGCTTTTCCGACTATGCGATGCAATATGTGGTGCAGGGGCCGGACCTTGCGGTGTTGGAGGCGAAGGCCAATGAAGTGGTGGCGCGGATGCGCACAAGCCCGCTCTTCGCCGACGCCAAGACGAGCTACGATTCCGGCAAGCCCGAAGTGCAGGTGCATGTGGACCGGCGACGAGCGGCGGACCTCGGCGTGCCTGTGCGCTCGCTCGCGGAAACGATGCGCGCGATGGTGGGCGGCGTGAAGGCAGGGACGTTCGAGGAATTCGGCCAGCGATACGATGTGCGCGTGCGGCTGGAGGATGGGCAGCGCGACGACATATCGAAGCTCACCATGATCCAGGTGCGCTCGGCAAACGGCAACCTGATCGACATTGCCAATGTGGCGCGCTTCGACGTGGCGGCAGGGCCGGCGCAGATCGAGCGGCAGAACCGGGCCCGGCGCATCGCCATAGTCGCGAACAACCCGGAAGGCGCGGCGCTTGGCCCGGCTTCCGAAGAGATCGAGACCTATCTCGAAGATCTGAAACTTCCGCCCGGCTATTCATGGAGCGCGGAGGGCCGCTCGAAGCGGATGAAGGAGACGGGCGCGGCCATCGGCTTTGCGTTCCTGCTGGCGCTGATCGCGCTCTACATGATCCTGGCGAGCCAGTTCAACAGTTTCGCGCAACCGGCGATCATCATGCTGTCGGCGCCGCTTTCCTTTGCGGGGGCGTTCGTGGCGCTGAAAATATCCGGGCAGGAGATGACGATGTTCAGCCAGATCGCGCTTTTGGCGCTGATGGGGCTGGTGATGAAGAACGGCATTCTGCTGGTCGACTACACGAACCATCTGCGCGAAGCGGGCGCGGGGCCGCGCGAGGCGGCACTGAAGGCGGGGCCAGTGCGGCTCCGGCCCGTGCTGATGACGCAGATCGCAACCGTCTTCGGGCTGATCCCGGTGGCGAT
- a CDS encoding efflux RND transporter periplasmic adaptor subunit — translation MYFRTMRLPARAAGLFIAGALLLPLAGCGEEEQAETAAEEAIGVFASMVTRQELAEPVTGTGTIAAHKTTVLGPRVDGIIEEIMVRVGDRVTAGQPLFRTRDAEWKLKVAELENHVRLASAEAQNAQKGFARAEELHGKGFVSNGKLDDARAARDAANARLGMAKAQLATAQQMLEDCVVTAPFNGVITKRDVDEGKFMATRMGGMGGDGGGVLQIMKIDIVAAIVNVPEIYLSKFKVGSKGKVFLDGIDKSYDSYVAILNDRIDPVTRSVEVRLPILNKDYEVKPGLFARAEIYPEAREVLALDRAALLGSEAKRHVFVAENGRAKRIDVTARQIDATRVEVLSGLKEGDKALSGPNAALLIDGMAVRIEGSDEQALASDAAAQPNVK, via the coding sequence ATGTATTTCCGAACCATGCGCCTGCCCGCCCGCGCGGCCGGGCTTTTCATCGCGGGTGCGCTGCTGCTGCCGCTGGCGGGCTGCGGCGAGGAGGAGCAGGCCGAGACCGCGGCGGAAGAAGCGATCGGTGTTTTCGCCAGCATGGTGACACGGCAGGAACTGGCGGAGCCTGTGACCGGCACGGGCACCATCGCCGCGCACAAGACGACGGTGCTGGGGCCGCGCGTCGACGGCATCATCGAGGAGATCATGGTGCGCGTCGGCGACCGCGTGACGGCGGGGCAGCCGCTTTTCCGCACGCGCGACGCCGAATGGAAGCTGAAGGTCGCGGAACTAGAAAATCATGTGCGGCTGGCGAGCGCCGAAGCGCAGAACGCGCAGAAGGGTTTCGCGCGCGCTGAGGAACTGCACGGCAAGGGCTTCGTCTCGAACGGCAAGCTGGACGATGCGCGCGCGGCGCGCGACGCGGCGAATGCGCGGCTCGGCATGGCGAAGGCGCAGCTCGCGACGGCGCAACAGATGCTCGAGGACTGCGTGGTGACGGCGCCCTTCAATGGCGTCATCACCAAGCGCGACGTGGACGAAGGCAAGTTCATGGCGACGCGAATGGGCGGCATGGGCGGCGACGGCGGCGGCGTGCTGCAGATCATGAAGATCGACATCGTGGCGGCGATCGTGAATGTGCCGGAAATCTATCTGTCGAAATTCAAGGTGGGCAGCAAGGGGAAGGTTTTCCTCGACGGCATCGACAAGAGCTACGACTCCTATGTCGCCATCCTCAACGACCGGATCGACCCGGTGACGCGCTCGGTGGAAGTGCGGCTGCCGATCCTCAACAAGGATTATGAAGTGAAGCCCGGCCTGTTTGCGCGGGCGGAAATCTATCCCGAGGCGCGCGAGGTGCTGGCGCTCGACCGCGCGGCGCTGCTGGGCAGCGAAGCCAAGCGGCATGTCTTCGTGGCGGAGAACGGACGGGCGAAACGCATCGACGTGACGGCGCGCCAGATCGATGCGACACGCGTCGAAGTGCTGTCGGGGCTGAAGGAAGGCGACAAGGCGCTTTCGGGCCCGAACGCGGCGCTGCTGATCGACGGCATGGCGGTGCGGATCGAGGGGTCTGACGAGCAGGCGCTTGCCAGCGATGCGGCCGCACAGCCGAACGTGAAATAG
- a CDS encoding MarR family winged helix-turn-helix transcriptional regulator: MAGKNRKAVPDREFGWLHRDVFRLFKRAWENRLRASGTGITMPQSRVFAELRQQDGVTQTELADLVMMEKAPLGRLLDRMEELGLITRRPDPADRRVRRVYLTDAIDGFHDELWDAAFGMFGDALKGFTAEEYETLVAMLRRIKENLEAVERNTPQEESASRADA, from the coding sequence ATGGCGGGCAAAAACAGGAAAGCCGTTCCCGACAGGGAATTCGGCTGGCTTCACCGCGATGTGTTCCGGCTCTTCAAGCGCGCCTGGGAAAACCGCCTGCGCGCCTCGGGCACCGGCATCACCATGCCGCAATCCCGGGTTTTCGCGGAATTGCGCCAGCAGGATGGCGTCACCCAGACGGAGCTGGCCGATCTTGTGATGATGGAAAAGGCGCCGCTCGGCCGCCTGCTGGACCGGATGGAGGAACTGGGCCTCATCACGCGCCGCCCGGACCCGGCAGACCGCCGCGTCCGCCGCGTCTATCTCACCGATGCCATCGACGGCTTTCACGACGAATTGTGGGACGCCGCCTTCGGCATGTTCGGCGACGCCCTCAAGGGCTTCACGGCGGAAGAATACGAAACCCTCGTCGCCATGCTCCGCCGCATCAAGGAAAACCTCGAAGCCGTGGAGCGGAATACGCCGCAGGAAGAAAGCGCCAGCCGCGCCGATGCTTGA
- a CDS encoding serine hydrolase domain-containing protein codes for MRKLSLLILAVLLALALWAILVFTGARQGWWHADPGPREDVASFFSTSAAALDATGQGAVALVLIEKGKVFGEHYVSAGAPVTRVTLFQLASLSKWATALGVLKLAEQGRLDLDAPVSRYLTRWQLPETEYDADGVTARRLLSHTAGLTDGLGYMGFEKGTPVQTLEASLTEAADPMSGADGRTRVGREPGTAWQYSGGGYALLELLIEEISGEPFADYMKRVVFDPLGMSHATFDLAAAEAAGLAPCFDVEGAPCAYRNFAAPSAASLHASAADLARFLEAQMEGAGDPALPPGLAADMRAPHASQFGLPIWGLGVMLYAEAPGGGFIIGHEGMNFPAIETTARIDPATGDGILVLATGNPGLAAALGGEWVYWHAGQVDVRQIDSMLPAIGLTLLAGWAVIIVLAVLVFRRMRRSKSPAAS; via the coding sequence ATGCGCAAATTATCCCTTCTAATTCTCGCCGTCCTGCTCGCCCTGGCTCTCTGGGCCATCCTCGTCTTCACCGGCGCCCGCCAGGGCTGGTGGCACGCCGATCCGGGCCCGCGCGAGGATGTGGCATCTTTCTTCTCGACATCGGCTGCCGCGCTGGACGCGACGGGGCAGGGCGCCGTTGCCCTGGTGCTGATCGAAAAGGGCAAGGTCTTCGGCGAGCATTATGTTTCCGCCGGCGCGCCCGTCACCCGCGTCACGCTTTTCCAGCTCGCCTCCCTCAGCAAATGGGCGACGGCGCTCGGCGTGCTGAAACTCGCGGAGCAAGGGCGGCTCGATCTCGATGCGCCCGTGTCGCGCTATCTCACCCGCTGGCAGCTTCCCGAAACGGAATATGACGCGGATGGCGTCACCGCGCGGCGCCTCCTCTCCCACACGGCCGGCCTGACGGACGGCCTCGGCTATATGGGCTTCGAGAAGGGCACGCCCGTGCAGACGCTCGAGGCATCGTTGACGGAAGCCGCCGATCCCATGTCCGGCGCCGATGGGCGGACGCGCGTCGGCCGGGAGCCCGGCACCGCGTGGCAGTATTCGGGCGGCGGCTATGCGCTGCTGGAACTTCTCATCGAGGAAATCTCGGGCGAGCCCTTCGCTGACTATATGAAGCGCGTGGTCTTCGATCCGCTCGGCATGTCCCATGCGACATTCGATCTGGCGGCGGCGGAAGCCGCGGGCCTCGCCCCCTGTTTCGATGTTGAGGGCGCGCCCTGCGCCTATCGCAACTTCGCCGCGCCATCCGCCGCCTCGCTCCATGCGAGTGCCGCCGATCTCGCCCGCTTCCTCGAAGCGCAAATGGAGGGCGCGGGCGATCCCGCTCTCCCGCCCGGTCTTGCCGCCGATATGCGCGCACCCCATGCCTCGCAATTCGGCCTGCCGATCTGGGGCCTCGGCGTCATGCTCTATGCGGAAGCACCCGGCGGCGGCTTCATCATCGGCCATGAAGGCATGAACTTCCCCGCCATCGAAACCACCGCTCGTATCGACCCGGCAACGGGAGACGGCATCCTCGTGCTCGCTACCGGCAATCCGGGCCTCGCCGCGGCGCTCGGCGGCGAATGGGTCTATTGGCATGCCGGGCAGGTGGATGTGAGACAGATCGACAGCATGCTTCCGGCCATCGGTCTCACGCTGCTCGCCGGCTGGGCCGTCATCATTGTTCTTGCCGTTCTCGTCTTCCGGCGAATGCGGCGATCCAAAAGCCCGGCTGCCTCGTAA
- a CDS encoding acyl-CoA dehydrogenase family protein, with product MNFDFSDDQKLLKESVRKFLADKCPMTVTRRVLEKEEPYAAEVWKGLVEMGLTGTAIPEEFGGLGLGALELCVIAEELGRSAAPVPFSSSIYLAAEALRLFGTQKQKETWLPKLASGEAIGALALSEGTHAAHPRNIAVKFAGGKVSGVKQPVADGGAAHVAIVAVNTGGAGEQAVSLAIVDLKAGGVSSEPVRTIDPSRQHVTLTFKDAPAEILGDKQGEGWSQLSRILDGAAVLFAFEQVGGSEAALEMARDYSLERYAFGRQIGSYQAIKHKLADIYVKKELAKSNSYFGAMMLNDEGAELPEAAAASRIAGSDAYVFAAQENVQTHGGIGYTWESDCQFHYRRAKLLALAVGAPIQWKEKLVSRLEAKNAA from the coding sequence ATGAATTTCGATTTTTCCGACGACCAGAAACTTCTGAAGGAATCCGTCCGGAAGTTTCTCGCCGACAAGTGCCCCATGACGGTCACGCGCCGCGTGCTTGAAAAGGAAGAGCCCTATGCCGCCGAAGTCTGGAAAGGCCTCGTCGAGATGGGCCTCACCGGCACGGCCATCCCGGAGGAATTCGGCGGTCTTGGCCTCGGTGCGCTTGAACTCTGCGTGATCGCGGAAGAGCTCGGCCGTTCCGCCGCGCCCGTTCCTTTCTCCTCCTCCATCTATCTCGCCGCGGAGGCGCTCCGCCTCTTCGGCACGCAGAAGCAGAAAGAGACCTGGCTGCCGAAGCTCGCCTCGGGTGAAGCCATCGGCGCGCTCGCTCTCTCCGAAGGCACCCATGCCGCGCATCCGCGCAACATCGCGGTGAAGTTCGCGGGCGGCAAGGTCAGCGGCGTGAAGCAGCCCGTCGCCGATGGCGGCGCGGCCCATGTCGCCATCGTCGCGGTCAACACTGGTGGTGCCGGTGAGCAGGCCGTCTCGCTCGCCATCGTGGACCTGAAGGCCGGCGGCGTCTCCTCCGAGCCCGTCCGCACCATCGACCCCTCGCGCCAGCACGTCACGCTCACCTTCAAGGATGCCCCCGCCGAAATTCTCGGCGACAAGCAAGGCGAAGGCTGGTCGCAGCTCTCGCGCATCCTCGACGGCGCGGCCGTTCTCTTCGCCTTTGAACAGGTCGGCGGTTCCGAAGCCGCGCTCGAAATGGCACGCGACTATTCGCTTGAGCGTTACGCCTTCGGCCGCCAGATCGGCTCCTACCAGGCGATCAAGCACAAGCTCGCCGACATCTATGTGAAAAAGGAACTGGCGAAATCCAATTCCTATTTCGGCGCCATGATGCTGAACGACGAAGGCGCCGAACTGCCGGAAGCCGCCGCCGCCTCGCGCATCGCCGGTTCCGACGCCTATGTCTTCGCCGCCCAGGAAAACGTCCAGACGCATGGCGGCATCGGCTACACATGGGAGTCCGACTGCCAGTTCCACTACCGCCGCGCCAAACTGCTGGCCCTCGCCGTCGGCGCCCCCATCCAGTGGAAAGAAAAACTCGTCTCGCGCCTCGAAGCCAAGAACGCGGCGTAA
- a CDS encoding acyl-CoA dehydrogenase family protein yields MDFNDTPEEAAYRAQVREWLDKNATRKENAKDIAPPKDLQELLAQSKAWQAKKADAGYACITWPKEWGGGGGTTINNVIYSQEESKYAVPGGIFAIGLGMCIPTVMTWGPDEAKERFVRPAVRGDEIWCQLFSEPAGGSDVAGLRTKAEKDGDDWVINGQKVWTSGAHFCDYGILLVRTDPNVPKHKGLTMFWIDMKDPAVEVRPIKQMSGGAEFNEVFFTNLRVKDSQRLGKVGDGWKVALTTLMNERLAVGGSQGNADTDELISLARETDIAGEPAIRHGGVRERIADWYVQAQGLKFTRFRTLTALSKGETPGPESSISKIVAAKKMQDLGSFGMDLQDMGGVIRDRKISPEEGAYTEQWIGAAGYRIAGGTDEILRNIVAERVLGMPQDVRVDKDLPFNQAPKGK; encoded by the coding sequence ATGGATTTCAACGACACACCGGAAGAAGCCGCCTACCGCGCGCAAGTCCGCGAATGGCTCGATAAAAACGCCACCCGCAAGGAAAACGCGAAGGACATCGCCCCGCCGAAGGACCTGCAGGAACTGCTCGCCCAGTCCAAGGCCTGGCAGGCGAAGAAGGCCGATGCCGGCTATGCCTGCATCACCTGGCCGAAGGAGTGGGGCGGCGGTGGCGGCACCACGATCAACAACGTCATCTACAGCCAGGAAGAATCGAAATACGCCGTCCCCGGCGGCATCTTCGCCATCGGCCTCGGCATGTGCATCCCCACCGTCATGACATGGGGCCCGGACGAGGCGAAAGAGCGTTTCGTGCGTCCCGCCGTGCGCGGCGATGAAATCTGGTGCCAGCTCTTCTCCGAGCCCGCCGGCGGCTCCGACGTCGCGGGCCTGCGCACCAAGGCCGAGAAGGATGGCGACGACTGGGTCATCAACGGCCAGAAGGTCTGGACCTCCGGTGCCCATTTCTGCGACTACGGCATCCTCCTCGTCCGCACCGATCCGAACGTGCCGAAGCACAAGGGCCTCACCATGTTCTGGATCGACATGAAGGACCCCGCCGTCGAAGTGCGTCCGATTAAGCAGATGTCGGGCGGCGCCGAATTCAACGAAGTCTTCTTCACCAATCTCCGCGTCAAGGACAGCCAGCGTCTCGGCAAGGTCGGCGACGGTTGGAAGGTCGCCCTGACGACGCTCATGAATGAGCGCCTCGCCGTCGGCGGCAGCCAGGGCAATGCCGACACGGACGAACTGATCTCTCTCGCTCGTGAAACCGACATTGCCGGCGAACCCGCCATCCGCCACGGCGGCGTCCGCGAGCGCATCGCTGACTGGTATGTTCAGGCGCAGGGCCTGAAGTTCACAAGGTTCCGTACACTGACGGCCTTGTCGAAGGGCGAAACCCCCGGACCGGAATCGTCGATCTCCAAGATCGTCGCGGCGAAGAAGATGCAGGACCTCGGCTCCTTCGGCATGGACCTGCAGGACATGGGCGGCGTCATCCGCGACCGCAAGATCTCGCCGGAAGAGGGCGCCTATACGGAGCAGTGGATCGGCGCGGCCGGCTACCGCATCGCCGGCGGCACGGACGAAATCCTCCGCAATATCGTCGCCGAACGTGTCCTCGGCATGCCGCAGGACGTCCGCGTCGACAAGGACCTGCCGTTCAATCAGGCCCCGAAGGGGAAATAA
- a CDS encoding glutathione S-transferase family protein codes for MRTLSVLKWVPPFARGSVKEFRVRWALEEAGLPYEERVLTPADQDAADYRALQPFGQVPVLEEDGFELFESGAIVLRIAEKSEVLLPRDERTRAKAIQWMFAAQTSVQPSIDQVTALDFFYPEEEWAKLRRPGAEDFLKRRLGQLAGRLEGREWLEDRFTAGDLMMATVLRDLRHRDFLSGFPALAGYVKRCEARPAFQRALADHMALYAEAAKAEAAE; via the coding sequence ATGCGGACGTTGAGTGTGTTGAAGTGGGTGCCGCCTTTCGCGCGCGGCTCCGTGAAGGAGTTCCGCGTGCGCTGGGCGCTGGAGGAAGCGGGACTTCCTTACGAGGAGCGCGTGCTGACGCCGGCGGACCAGGACGCGGCGGACTACCGCGCGTTGCAGCCTTTCGGGCAGGTGCCGGTGCTGGAGGAAGACGGGTTCGAGCTGTTCGAGAGCGGCGCCATCGTGCTTCGCATCGCGGAGAAGAGCGAGGTGCTGCTGCCACGCGACGAGCGCACCCGCGCGAAGGCGATACAATGGATGTTCGCGGCGCAGACATCGGTGCAGCCGTCGATCGACCAGGTGACGGCGCTCGACTTCTTCTACCCCGAGGAAGAATGGGCGAAGCTGCGCCGCCCGGGTGCGGAGGATTTCCTGAAGCGGCGGCTCGGACAGCTGGCCGGACGGCTGGAAGGCCGCGAATGGCTGGAGGACCGCTTCACGGCGGGCGACCTGATGATGGCGACGGTGTTGCGCGATTTGCGCCACCGGGATTTCCTGTCCGGGTTTCCGGCGCTTGCGGGATATGTGAAACGCTGCGAGGCGCGGCCGGCTTTCCAGCGGGCGCTCGCGGACCACATGGCGCTCTACGCGGAAGCGGCGAAGGCCGAAGCGGCGGAGTGA
- a CDS encoding DUF899 domain-containing protein, giving the protein MSAAIETEAPRTARTVSRAEWEEAMQAHLAKEKKLMRLQDELAAERRLLPRVEVTKDYSFDTADGKATLADLFAGKSQLFIKHFMLSPGQTTQCVGCSLEVDHVGGLIEHLAANDIAYTVVARAPLAEIEAMKKRMGWTFPWVSSFHSDFGYDFGVSFRPEDVEAGRAMTRGGMAVPPGMLDMSGNDVFEKDESGRIYHTYTVSGRGGENFLGIYRYIDVTPKGRQEPHYGSLADWARPRPLYGEGGTVEANGRYHKGGCGCAVHG; this is encoded by the coding sequence ATGAGCGCGGCTATAGAAACCGAAGCGCCGAGGACAGCACGCACCGTTTCCCGCGCGGAATGGGAAGAGGCGATGCAGGCGCATCTCGCCAAGGAAAAGAAGCTGATGCGGCTTCAGGACGAACTTGCCGCCGAGCGGCGGCTCCTGCCGCGCGTCGAGGTGACGAAGGATTATTCGTTCGATACGGCGGACGGAAAGGCGACCTTGGCCGATCTCTTTGCCGGCAAGAGCCAATTGTTCATCAAGCATTTCATGCTGAGCCCCGGCCAGACGACGCAATGCGTCGGCTGTTCGCTGGAGGTCGATCATGTGGGAGGACTTATCGAGCATCTCGCCGCGAACGACATTGCCTATACCGTGGTCGCGCGGGCGCCGCTTGCCGAGATCGAGGCGATGAAGAAGCGGATGGGCTGGACCTTTCCCTGGGTGTCGTCGTTCCATTCCGACTTCGGCTACGATTTCGGCGTGTCGTTCCGGCCGGAGGATGTCGAGGCTGGGCGGGCCATGACGCGCGGCGGGATGGCGGTGCCGCCGGGAATGCTCGACATGTCGGGCAATGACGTTTTCGAGAAGGACGAGAGCGGCCGCATCTATCACACCTATACGGTGTCGGGGCGCGGCGGCGAGAATTTCCTCGGCATCTACAGATATATCGACGTGACGCCGAAAGGCCGGCAGGAGCCCCATTACGGCTCGCTTGCCGACTGGGCGCGGCCGCGCCCCCTTTACGGCGAAGGCGGGACGGTGGAAGCGAACGGGCGCTATCACAAGGGCGGCTGCGGCTGCGCCGTCCACGGATGA
- a CDS encoding MarR family winged helix-turn-helix transcriptional regulator: protein MIEKDTYETTAHIRDNCLCLHAQRAARALARRFDEVLRPHGITSGQFSLLNVLNRPSPHSMGPVAKFLAMDRSTLTANLKPLERDGLVSVAIDPEDRRGRKLALTPKGRKVLRAAMKVWKSEHAALEREMGVDPEPVRVGLRAIA, encoded by the coding sequence ATGATCGAAAAAGACACATACGAAACCACCGCCCATATCCGCGACAACTGCCTCTGCCTGCATGCGCAGCGCGCCGCCCGCGCGCTCGCCCGCCGCTTCGACGAGGTGCTTCGCCCGCATGGGATCACCAGCGGCCAGTTCTCGCTCCTCAATGTGCTGAACAGACCCTCGCCGCATTCGATGGGCCCGGTCGCGAAGTTCCTCGCGATGGACCGCTCGACGCTGACGGCAAACCTGAAGCCGCTCGAACGCGATGGCCTCGTTTCCGTCGCCATAGACCCGGAGGACAGGCGCGGCCGCAAGCTCGCGCTCACCCCCAAGGGCCGCAAGGTGCTCCGCGCCGCGATGAAGGTCTGGAAAAGCGAACACGCCGCCCTCGAACGCGAAATGGGCGTCGATCCCGAACCCGTCCGCGTCGGCCTCCGCGCGATTGCGTGA